Proteins from a genomic interval of Stenotrophomonas maltophilia R551-3:
- a CDS encoding VOC family protein → MNPILHVEIPSSDLARAITFYQQWLQVQVDEPILLHDCRMAYLPFADEAAGASMALVQGADYRPSEQGARIYIGVDDLDASLERALQAGAELRFGPADAGDWRVAEIRDSEGNRIALQAHRIL, encoded by the coding sequence ATGAACCCGATCCTGCATGTCGAGATCCCGTCCAGTGACCTGGCCCGTGCCATCACCTTCTACCAGCAGTGGTTGCAGGTGCAGGTGGACGAACCGATCCTGCTGCACGATTGCCGGATGGCCTACCTGCCATTCGCCGATGAAGCGGCAGGGGCCAGCATGGCGCTGGTGCAGGGGGCGGACTACCGGCCGTCAGAACAGGGCGCGCGCATCTACATCGGGGTCGATGACCTTGATGCCAGCCTCGAGCGAGCATTGCAGGCTGGAGCCGAACTACGTTTCGGCCCCGCCGATGCCGGCGACTGGCGCGTGGCCGAGATCCGCGACAGCGAAGGCAACCGCATTGCGTTGCAGGCGCACAGGATTCTGTAG
- a CDS encoding methyl-accepting chemotaxis protein, whose amino-acid sequence MSAVVPHLRSLRMRLAALRSASPGLLLWLQPHRLSVANKLKATLWVCGLGLIAIAAVHAWTGHSSTRAAHDQASYQRGSDLAASLATRVAEARRLQTQYARSFDDADRAQLLATQKALQADLQALRAIPMDAGRRKALQALTEAAGAFSQGVVALFERVDEMGRGDAGLAAQLQQAADTLQVQVDALQRPSLGLSLQKMRRQEALLLLDGDSVHADRASEEKLPFDLALVGLPTDVQEAVRTGMDNYQVALLGYTAARVGLDVEAQSLLDTAASVAPALAAFQQAQVAALGKAQARQQAGARTMSVLFALTLLLVAGVLITSLVLVLRAVRQPIQDTLRFASDIADDRLDTTLRVYNANDEIGQLAQRLVDMQQRLRARIETERAVARGNTRVRQALDSAQTGLMVVDAEGQVAYANPALLQLLDLQAEELVGSDAVRLHPALASLAGVRQREEREIGHAGVRYQLIANAIIDEGHFLGVAVEWRSRALETLLETEVAALVDAAAHGDLHGRIALDGKQGFVRTLSTSINRLLATFETNLGDLQALLAALARGDLSVRMEGDLQGVFARMRDDANATVAQLGRIVTRIQQATSSLDTGVGEIVAGHHDLSQRTEQQAANLEETAASMHELTDTVGRNADAAGRADALVQGAATVARRGGEAVGQVVATMHGISEASRRIGDITQLIDGIAFQTNILALNAAVEAARAGEQGRSFAVVAAEVRLLAQRSAEAAKQIKGLIEDSVARVGQGNQQAEQAGTTMGEIVGSVQQLADLLAGIRSASQDQHAGIAQVNQTIVQMEASTQRNASLVEEAGASTAQMQAQVHALAEAVGAFQLQPARQAARAA is encoded by the coding sequence ATGTCGGCCGTTGTCCCCCACCTCCGGTCCCTGCGCATGCGGCTTGCCGCGTTGCGCTCGGCGTCCCCCGGCCTGCTGCTGTGGCTGCAGCCGCACCGGCTCAGCGTGGCCAACAAGCTCAAGGCGACCCTGTGGGTCTGTGGCCTGGGCCTGATCGCGATCGCCGCCGTCCATGCCTGGACCGGGCACAGCAGCACGCGGGCCGCACACGACCAGGCCAGCTACCAGCGCGGCAGCGATCTCGCCGCCAGCCTCGCCACGCGGGTGGCGGAAGCGCGCCGCCTGCAGACCCAGTATGCACGCAGTTTCGACGATGCCGACCGCGCGCAGCTGCTGGCGACGCAGAAGGCGCTGCAGGCCGATCTTCAGGCACTGCGCGCGATACCGATGGATGCCGGACGGCGCAAGGCGCTGCAGGCGCTGACCGAAGCCGCCGGCGCGTTCTCGCAGGGTGTGGTCGCCCTGTTCGAACGCGTCGATGAGATGGGTCGTGGCGATGCCGGCCTTGCCGCACAGCTGCAGCAGGCCGCAGACACCCTGCAGGTGCAGGTGGATGCGCTGCAGCGGCCGTCGTTGGGGTTGTCCCTGCAGAAGATGCGCCGACAGGAAGCGCTGCTGCTGCTTGATGGCGATTCCGTGCATGCCGACCGTGCCAGCGAGGAGAAGCTGCCGTTCGACCTCGCACTGGTGGGCCTGCCCACCGATGTGCAGGAAGCCGTGCGCACCGGCATGGACAACTATCAGGTCGCGCTGCTGGGCTACACCGCGGCCCGCGTCGGCCTGGATGTGGAAGCGCAGTCGCTGCTGGACACTGCGGCCAGCGTCGCACCAGCGCTGGCCGCCTTCCAGCAGGCCCAGGTCGCCGCGCTGGGAAAGGCACAGGCGCGCCAGCAGGCCGGGGCACGCACCATGAGCGTGCTGTTCGCACTGACCCTGCTGCTGGTTGCCGGTGTGCTGATCACCAGCCTGGTACTGGTGCTGCGCGCGGTACGCCAGCCGATCCAGGACACCCTGCGCTTCGCCAGCGACATTGCCGACGACCGCTTGGACACCACGCTGCGCGTCTACAACGCCAACGATGAAATCGGCCAGCTGGCCCAGCGCCTGGTCGACATGCAGCAGCGCCTGCGCGCGCGTATCGAAACCGAGCGTGCGGTAGCGCGCGGCAATACCCGCGTGCGACAGGCATTGGACAGCGCACAGACCGGCCTGATGGTGGTCGATGCCGAAGGCCAGGTGGCTTATGCCAACCCTGCGCTGCTGCAGCTGCTGGATCTGCAGGCCGAGGAGCTGGTGGGCAGCGATGCGGTGCGCCTGCATCCGGCGTTGGCCAGCCTGGCCGGCGTGCGCCAGCGCGAGGAGCGCGAGATCGGCCACGCCGGCGTGCGCTACCAGTTGATCGCCAACGCCATCATCGACGAGGGCCATTTCCTCGGTGTTGCGGTGGAATGGCGCAGCCGGGCGCTGGAAACCCTGCTGGAAACCGAGGTCGCGGCACTGGTCGATGCCGCTGCACATGGTGACCTGCACGGGCGCATCGCGCTGGACGGCAAGCAAGGCTTCGTGCGTACGCTGTCGACCAGCATCAACCGGCTTCTGGCGACCTTCGAAACCAACCTCGGCGATCTGCAGGCATTGCTGGCCGCGCTGGCACGCGGTGACCTCAGCGTGCGCATGGAGGGCGATCTGCAGGGCGTGTTCGCACGCATGCGCGACGATGCCAATGCCACCGTGGCGCAGCTGGGCCGCATTGTCACCCGCATCCAGCAGGCTACGTCCAGTCTGGATACGGGTGTTGGCGAGATTGTTGCCGGTCACCACGATCTGTCACAGCGCACCGAGCAGCAGGCGGCCAACCTTGAAGAGACCGCAGCGTCGATGCATGAGCTGACCGACACGGTCGGCCGCAACGCCGACGCCGCAGGCCGCGCCGATGCACTGGTGCAGGGCGCAGCGACGGTGGCACGACGAGGTGGTGAGGCCGTCGGCCAGGTGGTGGCGACCATGCACGGCATCAGCGAAGCCTCGCGACGCATCGGTGACATCACCCAGTTGATCGATGGCATCGCCTTCCAGACCAATATCCTTGCGCTCAATGCGGCGGTGGAAGCGGCGCGCGCCGGAGAGCAGGGTCGCAGCTTCGCTGTAGTGGCCGCCGAAGTGCGCCTGCTGGCACAGCGCAGCGCCGAGGCGGCCAAGCAGATCAAGGGGCTGATCGAGGATTCGGTGGCGCGTGTCGGGCAAGGCAACCAGCAGGCTGAACAGGCTGGCACCACGATGGGCGAGATTGTCGGCAGCGTGCAGCAGCTGGCTGACCTGCTGGCCGGCATCCGCAGCGCGTCGCAGGACCAGCATGCCGGCATCGCGCAGGTGAACCAGACCATCGTGCAGATGGAGGCCAGCACCCAGCGCAACGCCAGCCTGGTGGAAGAGGCCGGCGCCTCGACCGCACAGATGCAGGCGCAGGTGCATGCCTTGGCCGAGGCGGTGGGGGCGTTCCAGCTGCAGCCGGCGCGGCAGGCCGCACGCGCGGCATGA
- a CDS encoding arylamine N-acetyltransferase family protein: protein MTTLDVPRYLQRLQLDAPPPLTLAGLILLQQRHNALLPFETLSCLLRDAVPIDLDSVQRKLLDERRGGYCFELNGGLLALLQALGFDARPLSARVLLAAKDGELTARTHLLLRVQVEGDDWLVDAGFGSLTPTIPLRLHDAQPQATPHERYLLQRLPNDGDFVLSAESNEGWRAMYRFDLQAPAPIDNVVGNWYVCTHPDSSFPGQLRASLTGPDWRRTIGSGNYTEYRPGQAPDKRPLHDVGDVREVLQQRFGMQLPDDPRLDPAINDWLQRSRAATL from the coding sequence ATGACGACGCTCGATGTCCCCCGCTACCTGCAGCGGCTTCAGCTGGATGCGCCACCGCCGTTGACACTGGCCGGCCTGATCCTGCTGCAGCAGCGCCACAACGCACTGCTGCCGTTCGAGACCCTCAGCTGCCTGCTGCGCGATGCCGTGCCGATCGACCTGGACAGCGTGCAGCGCAAGCTGCTGGACGAACGCCGCGGCGGCTATTGCTTCGAGTTGAATGGCGGCCTGCTGGCGCTGCTGCAAGCGCTGGGCTTCGATGCGCGGCCACTGAGCGCGCGCGTGCTGCTGGCGGCAAAGGACGGCGAGCTGACGGCGCGCACCCACCTGCTGCTGCGCGTGCAGGTGGAGGGGGATGACTGGCTGGTGGACGCCGGCTTCGGCAGCCTGACCCCGACCATACCTCTGCGCCTGCACGATGCGCAGCCACAGGCCACACCGCACGAGCGCTATCTGCTGCAGCGGCTGCCCAACGACGGAGATTTCGTGCTCTCTGCCGAATCCAACGAGGGCTGGCGGGCGATGTATCGCTTCGACCTGCAGGCGCCGGCGCCGATCGACAACGTGGTGGGCAACTGGTACGTGTGCACCCATCCGGATTCGAGCTTCCCCGGCCAGCTGCGCGCGTCGCTGACCGGACCGGACTGGCGCCGCACCATCGGTAGCGGCAACTACACCGAATACCGGCCCGGGCAGGCACCGGACAAGCGTCCGCTGCATGATGTTGGCGACGTGCGCGAGGTGTTGCAGCAGCGCTTTGGCATGCAGCTGCCGGACGACCCGCGGCTGGACCCGGCGATCAACGATTGGTTGCAGCGCTCGCGTGCCGCGACGCTGTAG